CATCGGCATCGACTCCGGCTCTACCACCTCCAAGTTCGTCTTTATAGACGAGAACGAGCAGGTGACGGACACTTTCTACGCCAACAACCAGGGGGAGCCGCTGAAGGTGGTCCGGGAGGGCCTGCTGGCCCTGGCGGAGAAGTATGAGAAGCTGGGCATCCAGCTGGAGGTGCTGGGCCTGGGCACCACCGGCTACGGCGAGCAGATGCTCTCTGCTGCCTTTCACGCCGACTACCACACAGTAGAGACCGTGGCCCACGCCCGGGGCTGCCGCCGCTTCTTCCCGGACGCCACGTTTCTGCTGGACATCGGCGGCCAGGACATGAAGGCCATCTGGCTGAAGGACGGCGTGGTCACGAACATCATGCTGAACGAGGCATGCTCCTCCGGCTGCGGCTCCTTTTTGGAGAACTTCGCCGCCACCCTGGGGATGCCGGTGGACCAGGTGGCGGACGCCGCCTTCCGATCTCAGGCCCCTGCCGAGCTGGGCAGCCGGTGCACTGTGTTCATGAACAGCACCATCATCAACGAGCAGCGCAACGGCAAGCAGCCTGACGACCTGATGGCGGGGCTGTGCCGCTCCATCATCGAGAACGTGTTTACAAAGGTGGTCCGCATCGCCAACGTGGCGGAGCTGGGGGATCGGGTAGTGGTCCAGGGGGGCACCTTCCGGAACTTCGCCGTCCTGCGGGCCCTGGAGGAGTATCTGGGCCGGGACGTGACCCTGGCCCCCTATCCCGGCGAGATGGGCGCTCTGGGTGCGGCTCTCGCGGTGAAGCAGGAGGTGGAGGCCCACGGCTACGCCAACGGCCGCTGCTCCGCCTTCATCGGCTTTGACGCGGTGAAAAACTTCCAATACACCCGGGAGAGCGGTGTACTCTGCCCCCACTGCACCAACCACTGCAGCCGGACGATCCTGCATTTCCCGGACGGTGGCTGCTATGTCACCGGCAACCGGTGCGACCGGGGCGCCGTTGTGATGGAGGCGGCACCTGCCCATAAGGCCCAGGAAGTGCCGGACCTGTTCCGGCTGCGGCAGGAGCTGCTGTTCAAGACATATCCGGTATCCCCCGTGCGGGAGGAGCAGAGCCAGACCGTGGGCCTGCCCCGGGTGCTGGAGTTCTGGGACAGCATGCCCTTCTGGAGTACCTTCTTCCGGGCTCTGGGATATCGGGTGAAGTTCTCCCATCCCAGCAGCCGCAGACAGTATGAGAGCGGACTGCAGTACGTGGCGTCGGACACCATCTGTTTTCCGGCCAAGCTGGTCCACGGCCATGTGCTGGACCTGTCCAAACAGGGCGTAGACCGGATTTTCCTGCCCTATATCCTCCACATGCCCACAGAGAACAAAGGGGAGAAGAGCCCCTACGTCTGCCCGGTCATCATGGGCTACTCCATGGTGGTGCGGAACTTCCAGTCCCCCGGGGAGCACTTCTCCGTGGGCTTTGAGACGCCGGTGTTCCACTGGTTCAGCAAGCAGGACCGGAAGCGGCAGATCTGCCGGTATGCCGTGGAACACTGCGGCGCCACAAAGCGGCAGGCGGAGGCCGCTTACCGTCAGGCGGAGACGGCCATCCTCTCTTTCCGCCATCAGCTGGTGGAGGAGGGAAAGCGGGTCATCGCGGACACCGGAAAGGCGGGCGGTTTCGCCGTGGTGCTGGCGGGACGGCCCTATCACACAGACCCCCTCATCAACCACGACCTGTCCGGGATGTTCACCCGTCGGGGCATCCCGGTGCTGACGGTGGATAGCCTGCCCGGACTGGAGAAGGCGGACCTGCGCCGGTCCCGTGTGGAGATCACCAATGACTTCCACGCCCGGATGCTCTCCGGCGCCATGGTGACAGCGGAGCAGCCCTGCCTGGAGTACGTGCAGATCGTCAGCTTTGGCTGCGGCCATGATGCCATTTTGTCCGATGAGATCATCCGCCTGCTGGGGGAGGGCAGCGGCAAGCCGCCCCTGATCCTGAAGGTGGATGAGAGCGAGGCCGCCGGGTCTCTCGGCATCCGGGTCCAGTCCTTTATTGAGACGGTACAGCTGCGCCGCTCTGCCCAGGCGGAGCAGGCGGCCTGCCGCCTGCCGGAGCCCTACGCGGTGAAGTACCGCAAGGAGGACCGGAAGCTGCGGACTGTGCTGGTGCCAAATATCTCCGCCCCGGTGTCCACTCTTCTCACGGCCTTGATGGACCGGGAGGGTATTCGGGCGGTGAGCCTGCCGGTGGGCGGCGTGGAGCAGATCCGGGTGGGGAAGAAGTACACCCACAATGACATCTGCTTCCCCTGTCAGATGGTCATCGGCGAGCTGATCGACGCCCTGCAGAAGGGAAACTATCCGGAGGACTCCGTGGCCGTGGGCATGGCCAAGCTCAGCTGCGACTGCCGGATGGCCAATTACACCGCGATTCTGCGCAAGGCGCTGGACAGCGCCGGATTTGAAAACGTCCCCATCCTCACCACAGACCCTGGCGACACCAAGGGTATCCACCCCGGCGTGTCCATGCTGGGGGCCCGGTCTGTGCTGCTGGCGGCGTGGGCCTTCTCCATGCTGGACATTCTGGAGGAGCTGTGCCGGAAGATCCGCCCCTATGAGACGGCGGCAGGCGAGACGAACCGCGTGTTCAGCGAATGTGTGGAGTGGATTGCCGCCGCATCCAAGCAGGGGCTGGGCAAGATGATCGGTGCCTTCCGGCGGGCCATCGAGGCATTCCGGGGGCTCCGCTATGACCGCTCCCGCCGCAAGCCCCGGGTGCTGGTCACCGGCGAGCTGCTGGTGAACTTTCATCCCGGCACCAACTTCCACGTGGAGGAGTACCTGGAACGCAACGACATGGAGGTCATCCTGCCCCGCATCACCTACCAGTTCCGCAAGGACTTCCAGGCGGCCATCAGCGAGATCCGGGACTTCGGTGCCCATCTGGCGCCCTATCCCTTCGCCCTGGACGGCGCCGTGGAGTTCATCCAGCGGTTTTTGGAGCGCATTGCCCGGTCCCATCCCCTGTATCACCCGGCGGCCCGGCCTCAGGACCTGTACAGTGACGTGGAGCACTTCATCCCCAAGACCCTCACCTGCGGCGAGGGCTGGCTGATGGCGGGCGAGATCGCCCACTACGCCCACCAGGGGGTCCGGTCCTTCATCATCCTCCAGCCCTTTGGGTGCCTGCCCAACCACGTGTGCGGCCGGGGCGTCACCAAGCGGCTCAAGGAGGAGTTCCCCGGCGTGCAGATCCTGCCCCTGGACCTGGATCCGGACACCAGCTACGCCAATGTGGAGAACCGGCTCCAGATGCTCATCATGAATCAGACCGCGGAGGCGGAGCATTCCGCAGCTAGTGTGGAACCGGCACCCCAAAAGACCCGGGGCGGTTCGCCCCGTCCGGCGCTGTCCTCTACATAAGCGCGGGCGTCGGCTGTATTTTCAGACTCCGGAGAGGAATGCCCGGTGCCGAGGTTCGACCTGGATACAAAGAAGGCAGCCGTTCATGCGAACGGCTGCCTTCTTGAATTTTCGGTTATCGGGAATCTCGGGCATTTCTGGAGGCGCGGACCGGTCGGCGGTCACTTCGCACGTGCAGGAGGCGTGCGGGCGCTTCTATGGACAGTGGAGAGCAGCTCCCGCACCTGCTCCCGGGAGAGGCGGGGCGGAAGCGTGCTGTACAAGCTCCGCTCCACATCGTCCACCAGAATGCTGTACCGAGCCTGCATGGGCGCATCCAACGCGTCCCGGAGGGGCCCCCCTGCCAGACGTTCCAGATACTCCCGGGGGGTCTCCTGGCTTTGACGGCGGCAGCGGCGGCGGGCGCCCCAGTGCTCCAGTTCCAGGAGGGCGGCACGGGGGGTTCCGGCGTACCGCAGCAGAAATGCCCTGACCCGCAGGCGCTGGCCCAGCCGGGAGAGCAGGCCACGGCGGCCCAGACGCTGCCTGACGAGCCCGTCGTCATCATCCTCCTCCGGCAATCTGATGCGGCTGCGGCTGCGCCAGAGCCAGCGCACCAGAGCAGCCACTCCGGCCAGGACCAGCGCGGCCAGGGACAGGAGCAGCAACGCCGTCACCAGCTGAGGGGCGATGGCGGGGCCGGAGGCGCTTTCCACAGGCAGAGCGGCCTCACTGCCGCCTCCGGCGGCGGAGGACATCCCTGCGGACCCGGCGGAGCGGCCCTGGAAGAGAGACGTCAGGAACCGGAATACAGCGGTCAGGGCGCCCTCCAGAAGGCTGCCGACGGCCTGAAAGATGGGGATCAGCTCCCCCCTGGCGGCCAGCAGCAGAGCGCAGGCGGCCACAGCCAGCACGGCCAGGACCGCTGGGACCAGCAGGGCCGGGAGCCGCCCGAAGGGAGAACCGGCCCGAATGGTGTTGCGTCCGGAGGTGCGCATCCCCACCACTGCCAGCAGATCCAGCGCCAGCAGCGCCAACAGAACCGGCACCCGGTCCAGCAGCTGAGGGGCGAAGGAGGCCACGATCAGATAGAACAGCCCATACAGGCCCATGTACTCCCCGGCCCCGTGGAGGTGGCGGACCGTGACAGGCGTGACGCCCCAGTGGTATCCCCGGCACAGGGGGAAGAGGTACAGGGGCACCTGAATCACCAGAAGAGGCGGATAGGTCAGGTCCAGCGTGCGGCTGAGCAGGGGGATCCAGACGGCGCAGAGAAGAACGTTCAGCAGCAGAATCTGCCAAAAGCGGCGGGGCTTTTGGAGAAAGAGGCTGTTGCCTGCGGTCATCAGCCCGCCAGAGAGCAGAAACCCCCACATGGAGAAGGGCGGCCGGCCACACAGGAGCTGCCACAGAATATCGGCCGTCAGGAAGACAATCAGCAGCTCGGTGGCCAGCGGCAGGCACTTGAGGGCGGTGGTCTTTCCATGTCTCATAGGCCGCCTCCTGCCCGAAAAGCATTCAGGTCCAGGACCCGCAGGAGGGGGTGAGACTGTTCCCCCAGGCCAGCAGGGGGACGCGGTGCCGCTCCAGCAGCGCACAGGTACCGGCGTCCAGGCGGCGGACATCCCCGCAGATCAGAAAGGCGCCGGAGAGGGTGCGGAGGCGCGGCAGGATCTCGTCCGCCGTAATGGAGACAGCGGTGTCTGCGGCGGCCAGCAGCGTCAGGACTGCGGGAAGCTGCAGCCGGTCCCGGCAGGTGGCAAACTGCTCCAGCCGCCCGGCGGGGCGGGAGATGAGCAGAGACACGGCCACCTCCTCTTCCATCAGCTGCGCCGCCAGGGAGCCCAGGATCTCCAGGGCAGATTCGAAGTCCTCCGGCGGCAGGCCCGCGAAGGAGGCACCGTCCAGCAGGAACGCGGCCCGGCGGGGGGAGATTTTCTCGTAGATGTTCACCATGGCGCCCTGCCCCCGGGCCATCAGGCGGAAGTTCAGGGACCGGGCGTTGTCCCCCGGCTGGTAGGCGCGGACGTTCCGGATCACGGTCCGGTCATCCTGAAAGCCCCGGGCGCCGGTCTCCAGCTCCCAGCTGTTGCGCAGGAACCAGCGGGTGGACACGGGGACCAGCCGGGGAAACACCGCCAGCGTCACGGGCCTGGGCAGCGGGATTTCCTTCTCCCGGACGCAGAGGCACAGGCCGTCGCCGGAGAGCAGCCGGATCCGGTCAAAGGACAGCAGGCCCCGGTGCTCCGCCTGGAGGCGGCTGGTGTAGGACATCCGCTGATGCCCCAGCAGGAAGGAGACGTTCTTTTCATAATAGGGCTTCTGCACGCCCCCCTCCGGGAGTTCCACGGTCTCCCAGCGGTGCTCCGGCCGGAGGGCGCCGCCCGGCTCCAGGGGGAAGCGCACCGTCAGCCAGACCAGGGGCAGCCACTTGGGGTTGTCCAGCGTCACCCGCAGAGGACAGGGCTCCCCGGGGAAGACGCAGCTCCGCTCCGCCTGGAGGGCGGCGTTCACGCCGTCCAGCACATGGCGGGCCCAGAGGCGGGCCGCGGCGGCCACGGCGGCGGCCGCCAGAGAGAAGATGGCGGCGGGCAGCCGCCCGCTCAGGCTGAAGCCCACTCCGCAGGCTGCCAGGGCCAGGATGGAGAAGCGCCCCGTGAACAGGCTGGACTCGGCGAAGTCCACTGCAGCGGACTCAGGCGTTCTGGCCATGGGCAAGGACCTCCCCGGTCTCCCGGCAGGGCACCTGGGCCAGTACGGTCTCCACCACGCCGGCCGCCTCCAGGCCGGAGAGCGCCGCCTGATGGGACAGCAGTACCCGGTGGGGCAGGACGTAGCGGGCCAGATACTTCACATCGTCCGGGGTGACATAGTCCCGGCCGGAGAGGGCGGCATAGGCTTTGGAGGCCCGGAACAGGTCCCGGGACACCCGGGGGCTGGCGCCGCAGGCCAGCTCCGGCTGCTCCCGGGTGGCCTGGACCAGCTCCACGATGTACGCCACCACCGGATCGGACAGGCGGACCTGCCGGATCTCCCGGGTGAACCGATTGACTTCCTCCGGGGAGAGCAGGGGGCGGAGGTCCGCAAAGGCGGCTCCATCTCCCACGGTTCGGAGCATGGCGGCCTCCTCCCTGGGGGTGGGGTAGCCCATGGAGAGCTTGAAGAGGAAGCGGTCCAGCTGGGCAGCGGGCAGGGCGAAGGTGGTCTCCGTCTCCACGGGGTTCTGGGTGGCCAGGACCATGAAGGGTGGGGCCAGGGGATAGGTGACGCCGTCTACGGACACCTGCCGTTCCTCCATGGCCTCCAGCAGGGCGGACTGGGTACGGGGGATGGCCCGGTTGATCTCGTCCGCCAGCAGGATGTTGGTCATGATGGGGCCGGGGGTGAAGACCATCTCCCCGGTTTTCTGGCTGTAAATGTTCATGCCCACGATGTCTGAGGGCAGCAGATCCGGGGTGAACTGCACCCGCACCATGCCGCAGCCCAGCACCGCGGAGAGGGCCTTCACCAGCGTGGTCTTGCCCACGCCGGGGATATCGTCAATCAGCACGTGCCCGCCGGCAAACAGGCTGGTGAGTACCAGGCGGATCTGCTCACCCTTGCCGATGATGGCCTTGCCGCACTCTGTCTCGATCTGCTCCGCCAAATGGCGGAGTTCCGTGAAGTCCATAGTCGTGCCTCCCAGGTTCCATGAAATACCCCTCTATTATATCTAACCCGAAAGCGGACCGCAAGAGCGGATGCCAGCTCCGGGAAGACCTGAAAAAATGCGTGAAAAGGAGGGAACCCTCTGGAAAAGCGGAAGCGCCTGTGCTATGATACGAAACAGAAGGTCCCGCAACAGGACCGACGAGAATTTGGGAGGAATGCGTATGAAGAAGACATTGTCCCTGCTCCTGTCCCTGGTGCTGATGCTCAGCCTGGCGCTGCCCGCATCCGCTGCGGAGACGGAGTACCCCACCCTGGAGGGCGGCGTAACCGAGATCCAGAAGTATGGCAACATCGTCCTGGACATCGATCCGGCGGACCTGAAGGACGGCGGCTACACATACGGCGACCTGCTGACCGTCACCGTCAACGGCACTGGGTATGACATGCCCCTGTGCACCAACTACTCCGATGTGGACACCGGCGCGCTGGTGCTGCGGGACAGCGAGGGTGTGCTGATCGCCGCCATCAACATGGGGGACTTTGCGACCAGCAACGGCCTGGCCGCCAAGGTCACCGCCGAGGACGGCTCCTACACCTGGGAGTTCCCCGAGGGCCAGTCCCTGGAGAGCATCACCGTCTCCATCTCCATGAAGGAGCAGGGCGGCTACTATGACCAGTACCTCATCCACCAGCTGACCCGCACCGACGAGCGGGCGGACTACGCCTCCGACGCGGTGTTCGCCAAC
This DNA window, taken from Dysosmobacter welbionis, encodes the following:
- a CDS encoding AAA family ATPase, which encodes MDFTELRHLAEQIETECGKAIIGKGEQIRLVLTSLFAGGHVLIDDIPGVGKTTLVKALSAVLGCGMVRVQFTPDLLPSDIVGMNIYSQKTGEMVFTPGPIMTNILLADEINRAIPRTQSALLEAMEERQVSVDGVTYPLAPPFMVLATQNPVETETTFALPAAQLDRFLFKLSMGYPTPREEAAMLRTVGDGAAFADLRPLLSPEEVNRFTREIRQVRLSDPVVAYIVELVQATREQPELACGASPRVSRDLFRASKAYAALSGRDYVTPDDVKYLARYVLPHRVLLSHQAALSGLEAAGVVETVLAQVPCRETGEVLAHGQNA
- a CDS encoding acyl-CoA dehydratase activase, translated to MAHINSDILRLGVDVGSTTVKAVALDPADNSVLFTRYQRHNAHQADTVRQLLEEAAGHFPGMRFRIGVCGSGGRPIAAALGACYVQEVVANAAAVRALYPEVRTAVELGGQDAKVIFFRYDEASGKLQTSDMRMNGSCAGGTGAFIDEIAALLNVPADEFEQLAARGKTVYSISGRCGVFAKTDIQPLLIQGAERADIALSTFHAIAKQTIGGLSQGLELTAPIIFEGGPLTFNPTLVRVFAERLNLEERDIVRPDHPETIVARGTAIAIDELFPGQEDAMTLAEAMERLDKAPAQTEGPSGTGRPFFASDEEREVFLRRHRAELRQPVDAAERKVLRGYIGIDSGSTTSKFVFIDENEQVTDTFYANNQGEPLKVVREGLLALAEKYEKLGIQLEVLGLGTTGYGEQMLSAAFHADYHTVETVAHARGCRRFFPDATFLLDIGGQDMKAIWLKDGVVTNIMLNEACSSGCGSFLENFAATLGMPVDQVADAAFRSQAPAELGSRCTVFMNSTIINEQRNGKQPDDLMAGLCRSIIENVFTKVVRIANVAELGDRVVVQGGTFRNFAVLRALEEYLGRDVTLAPYPGEMGALGAALAVKQEVEAHGYANGRCSAFIGFDAVKNFQYTRESGVLCPHCTNHCSRTILHFPDGGCYVTGNRCDRGAVVMEAAPAHKAQEVPDLFRLRQELLFKTYPVSPVREEQSQTVGLPRVLEFWDSMPFWSTFFRALGYRVKFSHPSSRRQYESGLQYVASDTICFPAKLVHGHVLDLSKQGVDRIFLPYILHMPTENKGEKSPYVCPVIMGYSMVVRNFQSPGEHFSVGFETPVFHWFSKQDRKRQICRYAVEHCGATKRQAEAAYRQAETAILSFRHQLVEEGKRVIADTGKAGGFAVVLAGRPYHTDPLINHDLSGMFTRRGIPVLTVDSLPGLEKADLRRSRVEITNDFHARMLSGAMVTAEQPCLEYVQIVSFGCGHDAILSDEIIRLLGEGSGKPPLILKVDESEAAGSLGIRVQSFIETVQLRRSAQAEQAACRLPEPYAVKYRKEDRKLRTVLVPNISAPVSTLLTALMDREGIRAVSLPVGGVEQIRVGKKYTHNDICFPCQMVIGELIDALQKGNYPEDSVAVGMAKLSCDCRMANYTAILRKALDSAGFENVPILTTDPGDTKGIHPGVSMLGARSVLLAAWAFSMLDILEELCRKIRPYETAAGETNRVFSECVEWIAAASKQGLGKMIGAFRRAIEAFRGLRYDRSRRKPRVLVTGELLVNFHPGTNFHVEEYLERNDMEVILPRITYQFRKDFQAAISEIRDFGAHLAPYPFALDGAVEFIQRFLERIARSHPLYHPAARPQDLYSDVEHFIPKTLTCGEGWLMAGEIAHYAHQGVRSFIILQPFGCLPNHVCGRGVTKRLKEEFPGVQILPLDLDPDTSYANVENRLQMLIMNQTAEAEHSAASVEPAPQKTRGGSPRPALSST
- a CDS encoding DUF4129 domain-containing protein, whose translation is MRHGKTTALKCLPLATELLIVFLTADILWQLLCGRPPFSMWGFLLSGGLMTAGNSLFLQKPRRFWQILLLNVLLCAVWIPLLSRTLDLTYPPLLVIQVPLYLFPLCRGYHWGVTPVTVRHLHGAGEYMGLYGLFYLIVASFAPQLLDRVPVLLALLALDLLAVVGMRTSGRNTIRAGSPFGRLPALLVPAVLAVLAVAACALLLAARGELIPIFQAVGSLLEGALTAVFRFLTSLFQGRSAGSAGMSSAAGGGSEAALPVESASGPAIAPQLVTALLLLSLAALVLAGVAALVRWLWRSRSRIRLPEEDDDDGLVRQRLGRRGLLSRLGQRLRVRAFLLRYAGTPRAALLELEHWGARRRCRRQSQETPREYLERLAGGPLRDALDAPMQARYSILVDDVERSLYSTLPPRLSREQVRELLSTVHRSARTPPARAK
- a CDS encoding DUF58 domain-containing protein is translated as MARTPESAAVDFAESSLFTGRFSILALAACGVGFSLSGRLPAAIFSLAAAAVAAAARLWARHVLDGVNAALQAERSCVFPGEPCPLRVTLDNPKWLPLVWLTVRFPLEPGGALRPEHRWETVELPEGGVQKPYYEKNVSFLLGHQRMSYTSRLQAEHRGLLSFDRIRLLSGDGLCLCVREKEIPLPRPVTLAVFPRLVPVSTRWFLRNSWELETGARGFQDDRTVIRNVRAYQPGDNARSLNFRLMARGQGAMVNIYEKISPRRAAFLLDGASFAGLPPEDFESALEILGSLAAQLMEEEVAVSLLISRPAGRLEQFATCRDRLQLPAVLTLLAAADTAVSITADEILPRLRTLSGAFLICGDVRRLDAGTCALLERHRVPLLAWGNSLTPSCGSWT